The proteins below come from a single Zhouia spongiae genomic window:
- a CDS encoding YdeI/OmpD-associated family protein — MEKVDRYIEKAKKWKEESKLLRKICLDCGLDEDFKWMHPCYTFKDSNIVLIHGFKEYCALLFHKGALLKDTENILVQQTENVQAARQLRFKNLEEIEEQRKIIKEYIFEAIEVEKAGLEVEMKKTSDFELVDELRDAFDAEPEFEKAFYELTPGRQRGYLLHFSGAKQSKTRTSRIEKAKPKIFEGKGHNER; from the coding sequence ATGGAAAAAGTTGACCGATATATTGAAAAAGCCAAGAAATGGAAAGAGGAATCAAAACTGCTACGGAAAATTTGTCTGGACTGCGGACTCGATGAGGATTTTAAGTGGATGCATCCCTGCTATACCTTCAAGGATTCCAACATCGTACTCATTCACGGGTTCAAGGAGTATTGCGCATTGCTATTCCACAAAGGTGCTCTTTTAAAGGACACCGAGAATATTTTGGTTCAACAGACGGAAAATGTCCAGGCTGCCCGACAGCTTCGTTTTAAGAATTTAGAAGAAATCGAGGAGCAAAGGAAGATTATTAAAGAGTATATCTTCGAGGCCATCGAGGTTGAAAAAGCAGGTCTGGAAGTCGAAATGAAAAAAACATCTGATTTTGAATTGGTGGACGAACTAAGAGATGCCTTTGATGCAGAACCAGAATTTGAAAAAGCATTCTACGAACTAACACCAGGCAGGCAAAGAGGATATTTACTTCACTTTTCTGGAGCCAAGCAATCCAAGACCAGAACATCAAGGATCGAAAAAGCTAAACCGAAAATTTTTGAAGGGAAGGGTCATAATGAACGGTAA
- a CDS encoding DoxX family protein: protein MKKRNKIIYWIVTGFLAFGMTAGGVQQFLQIGGYIEIIQNLGYPKYILPVLGIWKILGVIAILIPKYSLLKEWAYAGFFFAMSGAAVSHFANGEPFTEALPSLVLLLVTILSWYFRPDSRTIVSLQKST from the coding sequence ATGAAAAAACGGAACAAAATAATCTACTGGATAGTAACTGGTTTCCTTGCCTTCGGAATGACCGCTGGTGGCGTTCAACAATTTCTTCAGATAGGCGGATATATCGAAATAATCCAGAATTTAGGATACCCGAAGTACATATTACCAGTTTTGGGAATCTGGAAGATATTAGGGGTCATCGCGATCTTGATACCCAAATATTCGCTTCTTAAAGAATGGGCCTATGCTGGCTTTTTCTTTGCGATGTCCGGTGCCGCGGTCTCACACTTTGCAAACGGGGAACCCTTTACGGAGGCTTTGCCATCACTTGTGCTGTTGCTCGTAACCATCCTATCTTGGTATTTTAGGCCAGACAGCAGGACAATTGTTTCATTACAAAAATCAACCTAA
- a CDS encoding SRPBCC domain-containing protein, whose protein sequence is MEQKTNVIAEEGKQEILITRDFDLPVELLFKAYTEPEFIEQWMGTKVLQFDFQKHGSYQFLTTDSKGNKIRFNGSIHDFITNQKIIRTFEMENMPFGVQLEIYEFEKLTETTSKLQQQVIYQSVNHRDQNLKLPFKQGLNMAHNRMEEILKSE, encoded by the coding sequence ATGGAACAAAAAACAAATGTAATAGCTGAAGAAGGCAAGCAAGAGATTTTAATTACAAGAGACTTTGATCTACCAGTAGAACTTCTATTTAAAGCATATACCGAACCAGAGTTCATCGAGCAGTGGATGGGTACCAAAGTGTTGCAGTTCGACTTCCAAAAACACGGAAGCTACCAATTTTTAACTACTGACTCTAAAGGCAACAAAATCAGATTCAATGGTTCGATACACGACTTCATAACAAATCAAAAAATCATAAGGACTTTTGAAATGGAAAATATGCCTTTTGGCGTTCAACTTGAAATTTACGAATTCGAGAAATTGACAGAAACTACCAGCAAACTACAGCAACAAGTTATCTATCAATCCGTAAACCACAGAGACCAAAACCTAAAGCTTCCATTTAAGCAGGGACTCAATATGGCGCACAATCGAATGGAGGAAATATTAAAATCAGAATGA
- a CDS encoding ArsR/SmtB family transcription factor: MKLRRDVFQAIADPTRRAIITLVAANAMTPSAIAENFDYSRQTISKHIQILTECEILEQEQKGREIYYQLNPNRMKAIAEFIEPFRKLWDDRFNKLEEVMKKHQPK, encoded by the coding sequence ATGAAATTGAGACGAGATGTTTTCCAGGCCATTGCCGACCCTACAAGAAGGGCGATCATCACTTTGGTGGCCGCCAATGCGATGACACCATCTGCCATTGCCGAAAATTTTGACTATTCCAGACAAACCATTTCTAAGCATATACAGATCCTTACTGAATGTGAGATTTTAGAACAGGAACAGAAAGGCAGGGAAATTTATTATCAACTCAACCCAAACAGAATGAAGGCAATAGCGGAATTCATTGAACCTTTCAGAAAGTTGTGGGACGACAGATTTAATAAACTTGAAGAAGTAATGAAAAAACACCAACCAAAATAA
- a CDS encoding N-acetylmuramoyl-L-alanine amidase family protein, with translation MKKWLKNVSFVILLLKSCILFGQDLDAKKIIVIDPGHGGNDSGAIGVNNLKEKSITLEIARSISELAEKNHNKTVEIYQTRYSDTLVSLSDRAKLAKGLNADLFLSLHCNHSDNPDARGVEVYVSNQSSRFLDEATWFGFQLQADLNEKLGFESRGVKFANFQVLRETTDFMPSVLLELGFLSNEDERRYISNYTHAGLIAAIILSLIITLEL, from the coding sequence ATGAAAAAGTGGCTCAAAAACGTCAGTTTTGTGATTTTACTTCTCAAAAGTTGCATCCTTTTTGGGCAGGATTTGGACGCAAAGAAAATTATCGTAATTGACCCTGGCCACGGCGGAAATGATTCTGGTGCGATTGGGGTAAATAACTTAAAGGAAAAGAGTATAACCTTGGAAATAGCAAGGTCGATTTCGGAATTGGCCGAGAAAAACCACAATAAAACTGTGGAAATTTATCAAACTCGTTATAGCGATACCTTAGTTTCTTTAAGTGATAGGGCCAAGCTGGCTAAAGGTCTAAATGCAGATTTGTTCCTTTCCCTACATTGCAATCATTCCGATAATCCAGATGCAAGAGGTGTAGAAGTCTATGTGTCCAATCAAAGTTCGAGATTTTTGGATGAAGCAACTTGGTTTGGCTTTCAATTGCAAGCTGACCTGAATGAGAAGTTGGGATTTGAAAGTAGAGGCGTAAAGTTTGCCAATTTTCAAGTGCTTCGGGAAACTACGGACTTTATGCCATCCGTTCTATTGGAATTGGGGTTTCTGAGTAATGAAGATGAGAGGCGTTACATTTCAAATTATACACACGCTGGGCTCATTGCCGCAATTATATTATCATTAATAATAACATTAGAATTATGA
- a CDS encoding TraG family conjugative transposon ATPase, with amino-acid sequence MNKMNLSAYQPIADIQDNIVFANNGNVVLCYKGNLPEIYSLSERDFEDIHGAWFQALKSLPVGTVVHKQDIYLKKSYSSEQLPSESFLEKATHNHFKGRGYIEHQCYLFFILTKNKALNNPKYVNPFRKVSKGIVQQMDDNIKVFANAVSDSVSFINNSRKMHFVPLQAEEIQQLTTNYFNGFSEGFDTDILLEKKNVTIGDNHFNALAVNSELCFGESVQSSKTNEKFTSDDFVFHQGFIDGLGLTLNENHIVNQILYLDDKQKWRKLLDKKIEELNKSSNFGSQNKVVLGKIQHILDQINADDNARIIRGHLNVVYWANDKKSLDSITSKIKTEFKELDIIPYYPRGEERKNYILNSFCCFSSNFSNNDLYVTDLKHALCLLINNTNYKSDATGIIFNDREHNVPVLKDVWDERKKRIKARNFAIFAPTGEGKSFLANNILRQYFESGVRLVIIDLGGSYTKFAKLYPEKYTVLRYESGKNLGINPFFISDKNDLTPERLEDLSVFLFELFASDLKVTKAQSVSVKKILRHYYDSTSENHSLEGFYNFIERHQKDILNDLKIHPDYFNVTSFLHVMSEYVGDGLYSFLFEVSEDQTYKIEDKRLIVFELDEVKDNKEILSVMLKLIKSAIQRTIWRNRAEKGIILFDEFAKQLKFDNVLESVEFYYQAIRKQNGAIGIILQSINQLPNNSTSASILENTQVIYSLNNEKGYDELVKRLNLSSHDLNQLKSIKNNLSGPRKYTEMFIKIGKESNIFRLEVPKEVYAAYLTDGKENEEIMKLYNEHQDMEKAIIQFTSKT; translated from the coding sequence ATGAATAAGATGAACCTGTCGGCATATCAACCCATTGCGGATATTCAGGATAATATCGTCTTTGCCAATAATGGTAATGTGGTGTTGTGCTATAAAGGGAATCTGCCTGAAATCTATTCCTTATCTGAAAGGGATTTTGAAGACATCCACGGTGCCTGGTTTCAGGCATTGAAATCATTACCAGTCGGGACGGTTGTCCATAAGCAGGATATCTACTTAAAGAAGTCCTATTCCTCAGAGCAACTGCCCAGCGAATCCTTTTTAGAAAAAGCTACCCATAACCATTTTAAAGGTCGAGGGTACATTGAGCACCAATGCTATCTATTCTTCATCCTGACCAAAAACAAGGCACTCAACAATCCAAAATATGTCAATCCATTCCGTAAGGTTTCCAAAGGGATTGTTCAGCAGATGGATGATAATATCAAGGTATTCGCCAATGCGGTAAGTGATTCGGTATCGTTCATCAACAACAGCCGAAAGATGCATTTTGTTCCGCTTCAAGCGGAAGAAATACAGCAGCTCACCACCAACTATTTCAACGGATTCAGCGAGGGATTTGATACCGATATCTTACTGGAAAAAAAGAACGTCACCATTGGTGACAATCATTTTAATGCCCTGGCCGTCAACAGCGAACTGTGCTTTGGCGAAAGTGTGCAGAGTAGCAAGACCAATGAGAAATTCACTTCTGACGATTTTGTGTTTCATCAAGGGTTTATTGATGGCTTAGGGCTTACGCTGAATGAGAACCATATTGTCAACCAGATCCTGTATCTGGATGACAAACAGAAATGGCGCAAACTACTCGATAAGAAAATCGAAGAACTGAACAAAAGTTCAAACTTCGGTTCGCAGAATAAAGTGGTGTTGGGTAAAATTCAGCACATACTTGACCAAATCAATGCCGACGATAATGCGCGGATAATTCGTGGTCATTTGAATGTAGTCTATTGGGCAAATGACAAAAAAAGTCTCGATTCAATTACCTCAAAAATCAAGACCGAGTTTAAGGAATTGGATATCATCCCTTACTATCCGAGAGGTGAAGAACGAAAAAATTACATTCTAAATAGTTTCTGCTGTTTCTCTTCCAACTTCTCAAACAATGATTTATATGTAACGGATTTAAAGCACGCGCTGTGTCTACTCATCAACAATACAAATTACAAATCCGATGCTACCGGAATCATCTTTAATGATAGAGAACATAACGTTCCTGTATTAAAGGATGTATGGGATGAACGCAAAAAGCGCATTAAGGCAAGAAACTTTGCCATTTTCGCCCCAACAGGTGAAGGCAAATCCTTTTTGGCCAATAACATCCTGCGCCAATATTTTGAAAGTGGTGTTCGCCTGGTCATCATCGACTTAGGTGGTTCGTACACCAAATTCGCCAAGCTCTATCCTGAAAAGTACACTGTACTTCGATATGAAAGTGGAAAGAATTTGGGTATCAATCCATTCTTCATAAGCGATAAAAATGACCTCACACCAGAACGCCTTGAAGACTTATCGGTGTTCTTGTTTGAACTGTTCGCTTCAGATTTAAAAGTGACGAAAGCACAATCCGTTTCGGTCAAAAAAATACTGCGTCATTATTACGATAGCACTTCGGAAAATCATTCGCTCGAAGGTTTCTACAATTTTATAGAAAGGCATCAGAAAGATATTCTGAACGACCTTAAAATCCATCCCGACTACTTTAATGTAACGAGCTTCTTGCACGTAATGTCAGAGTATGTCGGCGATGGTCTATACAGCTTTCTGTTCGAGGTGAGCGAAGACCAGACTTACAAAATCGAGGATAAGCGATTGATTGTTTTTGAGCTGGATGAAGTAAAGGACAACAAGGAAATCCTTTCCGTGATGCTTAAACTTATTAAGTCAGCTATCCAAAGAACCATCTGGCGAAATCGGGCTGAAAAAGGCATCATACTCTTCGATGAGTTCGCCAAGCAATTGAAGTTTGACAACGTATTGGAAAGTGTAGAGTTCTACTATCAAGCCATCCGTAAACAGAATGGTGCCATCGGTATCATTTTGCAGTCCATCAATCAGCTGCCGAACAATTCCACATCGGCCAGTATTCTGGAAAATACACAGGTCATTTACAGCTTAAACAATGAAAAGGGTTATGATGAATTGGTCAAACGCCTCAACCTTTCCAGCCACGACCTGAACCAGTTAAAGTCTATCAAGAACAATCTTTCCGGACCACGGAAGTACACCGAAATGTTTATCAAAATTGGTAAGGAAAGCAACATCTTCCGGTTGGAAGTTCCAAAGGAAGTTTATGCAGCCTACTTAACGGATGGAAAGGAAAATGAGGAAATAATGAAGCTCTATAACGAGCATCAGGATATGGAAAAAGCAATCATTCAATTCACATCAAAAACATAA
- a CDS encoding type IV secretion system protein: MKTKIKSILFGLAMTAALLMPSGATAQGMPVYDNTNFISLVKQLLESGKQTAEMIKSVKFLKDAKEAIEKVSSVVQQLRAVEEIADNNQRLINVMQNDLQDILNSPYIKPEEIDRVMGSFETIVQNSLDTVDFIDEVLSSDYLKMSDAERAEILKAKELESKQMVSNITMKTKRYRDIISFRKMQDKVNNRETGY, encoded by the coding sequence ATGAAAACAAAAATCAAATCAATTCTATTTGGGTTGGCTATGACAGCAGCCCTTTTAATGCCCAGCGGTGCAACCGCTCAGGGAATGCCAGTTTATGACAATACCAACTTCATCAGCTTGGTAAAACAGCTATTGGAATCCGGTAAGCAGACGGCGGAAATGATTAAGTCCGTGAAGTTCTTGAAGGATGCCAAAGAAGCTATTGAGAAAGTATCGAGCGTTGTCCAACAGTTAAGAGCCGTTGAGGAAATCGCAGATAATAATCAACGCCTCATCAATGTAATGCAGAATGACCTTCAGGATATTCTCAATTCGCCCTATATCAAACCCGAGGAAATTGACAGGGTTATGGGCTCTTTCGAAACCATTGTACAAAATTCACTGGACACGGTGGATTTTATAGATGAAGTCCTGTCCAGCGATTACTTAAAAATGAGTGATGCCGAACGTGCCGAAATACTGAAAGCAAAAGAACTGGAATCGAAGCAGATGGTATCCAATATCACTATGAAAACAAAACGCTATCGTGATATTATTTCTTTCAGAAAAATGCAGGATAAAGTCAATAATCGAGAAACAGGATATTAA
- a CDS encoding conjugal transfer protein TraK — MKTPYKNIYNVLKLNRFIVLAVVVCSLLSSSFAIWMAFKTKQDSLNSAFAINTDGTIIPLKLVTQKENFKVEALAHLQLFHTYFYNIDASNYERNLEKALWLANSSVDNLYRQKKADGVYNRLLQYSLVQKVLSIDSQVEQQNGSYVFRTVTIFEINRGSVIDTYELVSTGNLIMVDRNFPNNPHGLLITNYFENTLKKINDES; from the coding sequence ATGAAAACACCTTACAAAAACATATACAACGTTCTAAAACTAAATCGGTTTATTGTTTTGGCTGTTGTAGTTTGTTCGTTACTGTCCAGCAGCTTTGCTATTTGGATGGCTTTTAAAACCAAACAGGATTCACTCAACAGCGCGTTTGCAATCAATACTGATGGCACAATTATTCCGCTCAAGCTCGTTACCCAAAAAGAGAATTTCAAGGTGGAAGCATTGGCCCACCTGCAACTGTTTCACACGTATTTCTACAATATTGATGCGAGCAATTATGAGCGCAATCTGGAAAAGGCTCTTTGGCTGGCCAACAGCTCAGTGGATAATCTCTACCGTCAGAAAAAGGCTGATGGTGTTTATAACCGATTGTTGCAGTATTCATTGGTTCAAAAGGTGCTAAGTATCGATTCCCAAGTTGAGCAACAAAACGGAAGCTACGTCTTCCGAACCGTTACCATTTTCGAAATTAACCGTGGATCCGTCATTGACACTTACGAATTGGTATCTACTGGAAACTTGATTATGGTAGACCGAAACTTTCCCAACAATCCACACGGATTACTGATTACCAATTATTTTGAAAACACTTTAAAAAAGATTAACGATGAAAGTTGA
- the traM gene encoding conjugative transposon protein TraM → MKVEKNKIIFAGVLAIIFLFLISYSVMLMEDEDNDEDTLQQTLVPELEDDQKEYDSKLDAINDLKEVRESTAPSIYDEKLLDSTGLYNPDLPEQKKQRIVDSIYKAGKIKYSEKRYQNLGHKRVVQQTAPKVDSAEVKREQKIEAKELGLEHQLFFAASPKPNEVSIIGNTDETIYVVVDGDQIVQANTRLRMRLTKSATINGKLMPKNTPVFGFISFQPNRALIEIENIKHHPTKLKAFDLQDGSEGIYVENNFREEVTREVYDDVIGDINIPSVPQVGGLTQVFRRSNRRVKVTVLNNYRLILKPKL, encoded by the coding sequence ATGAAAGTTGAAAAGAATAAAATCATTTTTGCTGGCGTACTTGCCATCATTTTCCTCTTCCTCATTTCCTATTCAGTGATGCTTATGGAAGATGAGGACAATGATGAAGACACCTTGCAACAGACGCTTGTTCCTGAACTGGAAGATGACCAAAAGGAATACGATTCCAAACTCGATGCCATAAACGACCTCAAGGAAGTGCGTGAAAGCACCGCACCGAGCATCTACGATGAAAAGCTCTTGGATTCTACGGGACTGTATAATCCCGATTTGCCCGAACAAAAAAAGCAACGCATTGTGGATAGCATTTACAAGGCTGGCAAGATAAAGTATTCCGAAAAACGCTACCAAAATTTGGGACATAAGCGAGTTGTACAACAAACAGCACCAAAGGTGGATTCTGCTGAAGTTAAAAGAGAACAAAAAATTGAAGCCAAGGAATTGGGCCTGGAACATCAACTATTCTTTGCAGCTTCACCTAAACCCAATGAAGTTTCAATTATCGGCAATACTGATGAAACGATTTATGTGGTCGTAGATGGTGACCAAATTGTTCAAGCAAATACCCGATTACGGATGCGCCTAACCAAATCGGCAACTATCAATGGTAAACTGATGCCAAAGAACACACCAGTTTTCGGCTTTATTAGTTTTCAGCCTAATCGTGCCTTGATTGAGATTGAAAACATTAAGCACCATCCGACCAAACTAAAAGCCTTCGATTTACAAGACGGTAGTGAGGGCATCTATGTCGAAAACAACTTTAGGGAAGAGGTAACCAGAGAGGTATATGATGATGTTATTGGTGATATTAATATTCCCAGCGTACCACAAGTCGGCGGACTTACACAAGTATTCAGGCGTTCTAACCGAAGGGTGAAAGTAACCGTCCTGAACAATTACAGATTAATTCTAAAACCAAAGTTATGA
- a CDS encoding DUF4138 domain-containing protein codes for MRVIISILTIFIFAFAKAQTTIKLDTIYANDTKNVALFFPEPIRQGITGSDNFVFTYNREKEQYFGLLQAKPGKESNLLVVNRNGSIFSYIVRYKKQLSKLNYFIPISSSIGNEKPIATDSILAESSEVRIDNRTYHYQKFCSYLLNRKQRIGRIKKRNEGIVVSVENIVFDKKELYFVIQIENNSTLDYDLNFLNLSIETRQKGKRKSLQRLYQEPIYKHNLPSKIVEGETVRLVYVLPKFSLSNDRRAILELNEKDGERNIEMKLSHRYINNPN; via the coding sequence ATGAGAGTGATAATTTCCATATTGACCATATTTATTTTCGCTTTCGCGAAAGCGCAGACCACTATAAAATTAGATACCATTTATGCAAACGACACCAAGAATGTTGCGTTATTCTTCCCAGAACCTATTCGGCAAGGTATAACTGGTTCAGATAATTTTGTCTTTACCTACAACCGTGAGAAAGAACAGTATTTCGGCTTGTTGCAAGCCAAGCCAGGAAAGGAAAGTAATTTGCTGGTAGTCAACCGAAATGGTTCGATTTTTTCGTATATTGTAAGGTATAAAAAACAGCTTTCTAAGCTCAATTATTTTATTCCGATATCAAGTAGTATCGGGAATGAAAAACCGATTGCAACCGATTCAATTCTTGCTGAATCTTCTGAAGTACGGATAGACAACAGAACATATCATTACCAAAAATTCTGCTCGTATCTTCTCAATAGGAAACAGCGTATAGGTCGAATCAAAAAGCGAAATGAAGGAATTGTTGTAAGTGTTGAGAATATCGTTTTTGATAAAAAAGAACTGTACTTCGTCATCCAGATTGAGAACAATTCTACATTGGATTACGATTTGAATTTCTTGAACCTTTCGATTGAAACACGACAAAAAGGAAAAAGGAAATCGTTACAACGTTTGTATCAAGAGCCGATTTACAAACATAATCTGCCTTCAAAGATTGTAGAAGGTGAAACGGTACGGCTTGTTTATGTATTGCCAAAATTTTCATTATCCAATGACCGTAGGGCAATTTTAGAACTGAATGAAAAGGATGGTGAACGAAATATTGAAATGAAGCTATCGCACCGATATATCAATAACCCAAATTAA
- a CDS encoding RNA-binding domain-containing protein — protein sequence MPETNRIEYKRVLSDGLEKEVIAFLNYREGGILYIGIDKNENVYGLVDSDGDQLKIKDRLKNNIRPSALGLFDIVSEERECKDILKIIIASGPEKPYHLKKYGMSEKGCFIRMGSSAEPMSQKMIDELFAKRTRNSISKIKAGRQDLSFGQLKIYYEEAGYNLGKAFAKNLELLTEDGAFNYAGYLLADKNNTSIKVAKYSGKTRTDLIESNEYGHECLVKATKQVIDKIAVENRTNTKITAKERQQTNLWNPIALREAIINAFVHNDYTNEITPKFEIFADRIEITSAGGLPEGLSKQEFFEGFSVPRNKELMRIFKDLELVEQLGSGIPRILEHYGKESFSFSDNFLRMTFVAKETTIDEDGQVGGQKGGVIGGVIGGVTDAAIDAATILTKRQKEVLKLIAANPSITYNEIAEALSINESAVGKHITAIKNKGFLERHGDTRGYWEINLDKNK from the coding sequence ATGCCAGAAACAAACCGTATAGAATACAAACGAGTACTGTCCGATGGGCTTGAAAAAGAGGTTATTGCTTTTTTGAACTATCGTGAGGGTGGCATTCTCTATATCGGTATTGACAAAAACGAGAATGTTTACGGTTTGGTAGATTCGGATGGCGACCAACTTAAAATTAAGGATAGGCTAAAGAACAACATCCGACCTTCCGCATTGGGTCTGTTTGACATTGTTAGTGAAGAACGAGAATGCAAGGATATCCTTAAAATCATAATAGCAAGCGGTCCCGAAAAACCCTATCATCTCAAAAAATATGGGATGAGCGAAAAGGGGTGTTTTATCCGTATGGGTTCATCTGCAGAACCGATGTCCCAAAAAATGATAGACGAGCTCTTTGCCAAGCGTACCCGAAATTCCATTAGCAAAATTAAAGCTGGTAGGCAGGACTTAAGCTTTGGCCAGTTGAAAATCTACTACGAAGAAGCTGGCTATAATTTGGGCAAAGCCTTTGCAAAGAACCTGGAACTGCTTACCGAGGATGGCGCATTCAATTACGCCGGCTATCTTTTGGCCGATAAGAACAATACCTCTATTAAAGTGGCCAAGTATTCAGGCAAGACCCGAACAGACCTCATTGAAAGCAACGAATATGGTCACGAATGCTTGGTAAAAGCGACTAAGCAGGTGATTGATAAGATTGCAGTAGAGAATAGAACCAACACAAAGATAACCGCCAAAGAACGGCAACAGACCAATCTTTGGAATCCCATTGCCCTACGAGAAGCCATCATCAATGCTTTTGTGCATAATGACTATACGAACGAGATTACCCCAAAGTTTGAAATCTTTGCGGACAGGATAGAAATTACATCAGCTGGCGGACTTCCAGAAGGTTTGAGCAAACAAGAGTTTTTTGAGGGTTTTTCTGTACCGCGCAATAAAGAACTGATGCGTATTTTCAAGGATTTGGAACTGGTAGAGCAACTGGGGTCTGGTATTCCTCGTATTTTGGAACACTATGGCAAAGAGAGTTTTAGCTTTTCTGATAACTTTCTTAGAATGACATTTGTAGCTAAAGAGACTACTATTGATGAAGATGGTCAAGTAGGTGGTCAAAAAGGTGGTGTAATAGGTGGTGTAATAGGTGGTGTAACAGATGCTGCAATTGATGCCGCAACTATACTTACCAAAAGACAAAAAGAGGTACTTAAACTTATAGCTGCAAATCCTTCTATCACATATAATGAAATAGCTGAAGCTTTAAGTATTAACGAATCTGCCGTTGGTAAGCATATTACAGCTATTAAGAATAAAGGTTTTTTAGAGCGCCACGGCGATACAAGAGGCTATTGGGAAATCAATCTCGATAAAAATAAATAA